The segment CGGCCTGGTCTCGGCCTGCCGCCGAAATATTTCGAGGTCTTGCTGGGCAAACGGGTCGGGCGGTCGATTAGTCGCGGCACGCCGATGAGCTGGGATCTGCTGTCGTCCGAGGACGGGGCTGCGCCGGCGCCGCTGGGGATGTCGAGGAGCGCTCGTGGCTAACAAGCCGCATGTCTGTCTGGTCGTTGACAACCCGCTTCGCGATCTCGAAGGGTTGGTGTTGCTCGCGCGGCAGCTATCGACGCGCGGGGCGCGTGCGACGCTGGTCCCAATGTACGAACAGGGATTCGACGTTCCGGCCCTTCAGCCGGATCTCGTGCTGGTGAACTACACAAGGCCCAACAACGCCGATCTGATCAAGTCCTACAAGCGGGCCGGAATTCTCGTTGGCGTCCTCGACACGGAGGGGATCGGCGGCAAGAATGCGGACCAGTTCGCGACCATGGTGAAGAGCGCGGGGTGCCCCGAGCTGGTTGATCTCTACTGTGTCTGGGGGCAGTCACAATATGCAGCGTTCCTGCGGCAGAAGACAGTCGCAGAAGATCTCCTGCACGTTACCGGGTGTCCCCGCTATGATTTCTGCGCGCCACCCTGGCGGGCGGCCCTGCCGAAGCCATCGGTCGGCTCGGGCTACGTGCTCATCAACACCAATTTCCCGACCGTCAATCCGCGCTTCTCGACCGGCTCGGCGCATGAAGAGGAGTCGATGGTCAAGGCCGGCTTCTCGCGCGAGTTCGCGCGGCAGTTCATCGCCGACGGCGGCCATGCCCATCGCAACGCATTGGACATGGCGATCAAGCTCGCCAGGCACTTCGTCGATGTGGAATTCGTGCTGCGGCCGCATCCGTTCGAAAATATCAACTCGTATGACGCGTTCGCCGCGTTGCCGAATGCAAAGGTGATTCAGAGCGGGACGTCGCTCGAATGGATCAGCGGCGCGCGTCTGCTCGTTCACCAGAACTGCTCCACCGCGATCGAGGCAACCATGCTGAATGTGGAGCCGCTGAGCATGGAGTGGTTCAACACGCCGGCGCTGCGTCTCGACGCCGCGACGCGGGTCAGCCGGGGCGCGGCCGCAGAAGCCGACATGATCGAGCTGGTCCGGCAGGGTCTCGAAAATCGCTTGCCGCCGCTGCCTTCCGAGACCGGGAGGTTTCGTCGAGAGATCATCGATGAACTCTATACCGCCATGGACGGCGCGAGCTCTGTCCGGGTGTCCGAGGCGGTCCTCGCCACGATCGCTACGCCCGCGCGAGGCGAGCCGGCGGCGAAGGTCTTGCCGGCGCCGTCCTTGCGCGGGCTGGCGGCCGATGCGGTTCGTCGAACGCTCGGCCACAGGGCGAGTGCGCTGTTGCGTCGAACCACCAGCTCTGCTGAGAACGAGCGTCGCCGGGCCGGAAAAGTGTTCGATGTCGAGGCGGTGAACGCGATATTGCAGCGTCTCGACGGGGCCTCGGTGGACCGCCGGAGATTTGTCGCGCGGCCGGCCGTGAGCGAACGGATGAAGCGAATGGCGAGCGGGGCGAGCCTCCAGCTTGCGGAAGCGAACTGACCAGTGCTGCGCCGATTCCTGCATAACACTGCGATTTCGGCCGTAGCCTACGGCCTTGCCGGGGTGCTCGGCCTGTTCGCGGTCGGACTGATCGCGAAATCCTACGGCCTGGCGGTTCTTGGCTTGATCGTGCTGGTGCGCGGATTTCTTCCGAGCGGCTTTCTCATTCTGATCGATTTCGGCGTCTCCGAGATCACGACCCAGGTGATCGCTCGCGGCCGGCTCGGAGATTGGTCGGCGGCCAGCGAGAAGATATCGCTCCTGACCGTGATCGCGGCCATTGCCGGTGTCGTCTCGAGCATCGTGCTTTGGCTCGCGGCAGCCAGCCTTGCCCTCGTTTTCAAGGTCGCGCCGGAACAAGCACCGGCGTTCGTGTCTATTCTCAAGATCACCGCGCTGATCCTCCCGATCGCTTTCGTCGGGCTGATCGCCGAGGGCGCGCTGAAGGGTTTTGAGGAATATGGCTGGCTTCGCTTGACGGAGGTGGGCGGCAGCGTCCTCTACGTGGCCTCGATCTATCTCGCTGTCTGGCAAAACGCCGCCTTTGAATGGATCGCCTATGCGTATCTTGCCGCCATGGTTGCAAAGTACCTGGTGCTGGCGCTGGTCATCCATCTTGCGGTGCGTGGCACGCCGCTCCGCTTCTGCCGCTGGACGTCGGGGAGCCGGCAGGATGTCGCTTATCGCTCCTGGCTGATGTTCAACAACAGGATCGCGGGCACCCTGCAGCAAGCCATCATTCCGCTGCTCATTGGCGCACTCTACGGTCCCGTCGAGGTCGGGGCCTTCGACCTGCTCACGCGGTTGCCGCGCTTTCTGAAAACCACGATGAGCCCGCTTTACTCGGCGATCCTTCCCATCTCCACCCATCTCGACGAGAAAACCGACGTTCGGCGATTGCAGTTGCTTGGCCGGAACGGCCTGGTCCTGCCGGCTGCCGTCATCATCCCGATCCTCGTCGTGATTGGGCTGTTCTCCGAGAACATATTGAAGGTGTGGGTCGGCGCGGAGCATGCGGATCAATGGCCATGGCTTGCCCTCGCGCTGTTCGTGCCTGCCGTGAGCGTCATGTTGGGTGCGGGGCAAACGGCGCTGATGGTCCGGTCGGATTTTCTCCGCATCAACACGCGTTTTCTCTATTTGCAGGTGCTGACGCAATACATCGTCACCGCGATCGCGGCGGTCTGGTTGCGCGAGCGTGCCTTCATCCTCGGTTGGGTGGTGTCCTACATCCTCTTTGCGCCGCTCATTGCTCACCGCATGCTGTCCTTCATGAGCCTGCCGAATTCGTTATTCTGGCAGCAGCTCGGCAGACAGATGATGGTGGCGGCGATCCTGGCGGCGATGGCGGCCAGCTACAAGATGTACTCTGAACCGACGACCCTGCCGGCCTTGTTCGTCGTGGGGACGATTGCCTGCATCGCGGCGTGGGCGCTCAGCATCACCCTGATTCTCTCGCGCACCGACCGGGCCATGGTGGGCAAATTCGCCCGCGCGATGTCGCAGCGCTGATGGACCCTGTGCCCCATGGCGTCGTAAGGTTCCGCACCGACACTCTGCGGTTGCTCGTGTTTGCTGGATTTGCTAAGCGCAGACCGGCTGATCTAAGCCTCTTCGAAATAGAACGAATCTTATTTCCGGCAGGATCGGGGGCGGCAAAATGGGATTGATGTCCAGAGCGCTTTGGCACGTGAACCGCTCGCCGCTTCGTTGGGCGGTCAAGACGGGCGTCAACACCTGGCACCTCGGCGAGAAGCAGGAGCGGCGGCGGCAGGCAGAGCTCCTGACCGTATCCGCGCTCGAAAAAACCAAGGCCGAGGACCTGAACCGGGATGGTTATGCGATCGTCACGGAGCTGATGGACCCGTCGATCGTGCAGAATTTCGCGGACGCGGGCACGGCGAGGCTGAAGGATATCGAGGGGCTCGAGACAAAGCAGAGCTCGAACTGGAAGAAGTTCTGGGTACGTCTGCTTGATGCGGAGATGCAGAACGGCCAGCTCAGTGCCGACAACATCTTCGTTCGCTATGCCATGCAGAGTTCGGTCGTCAACGTCATCGCAACCGCACTGGGTGAGATTCCCTGGCTTGACTACGTGCTGTTGTCTTACTCCCGTTACACCGGTGATGGTCTCGCTTCGTCGCAGCTCTGGCATCGTGATCATGACGACGTCCGGGTGATCAAGCTCTTCAGCTATCTGACCGACGTCGAGGACGACGCCGACGGCCCGTTCACTTTCCTGCCGAAGCAATCGACGGACAAGTTCGGCTATCCTCTCCTCGGCAGCCATTTCCCCGACGAGCAGGTGTTCAACAAGGTGCCGCGCGGCGATATCAAGGTGATGAAGGCGCCGCGGCTCGCGTCCTTCATGGTGGACACGACAAGATGTCTGCACATGGGGAGCCGGATGGGGCCAGGACACGGACGGCTGCTCTACACCGCGACGTTCTTCTCTTTTCCGCGGATGTTCCCTGGCGCCAAGAACCGGCCGTTCTTCGCGACGCCGAACACGACGGCCTTCGAGAAGCTCCTGCTGGGCCTGTGATAGGGTAGGCACGCCATCAATGATCGATCTGCGAAAGAGCGTTCGGTGACGTTCAGGCCTGATTTGAAACCTGCATCGCGGCTGGAGCTGTCGAAGGCCTATGCCGTCGATATTGCACGTAGCTTGCGCCGGATCGCGATCAAGAATATCAGGCGGACGCACGATATCGTCGATGCCGAATACAACGCCGGGGAATGGGGCCGGATTCTTTCCGAGCGTGCCTGGCTTCGCGCGTCTTCGCTCGAAGACTTTCTGGTTGGTCACAACGAGGCGCCGCGCCTTGCCAAGGTCGACGGCGGGATCGTCCGAATTTCCACCAGTGACTATTATCGGTATCGGCTGGGCGCGCTGTCGCGATTGATCTCGCGGCATGCCGGCGAAGCAACCTCGCTGCTCGAGCTTGGCGCTGGCTTCGGATACAATCTGTTCTCGCTGTGCCTGGATCCGCGCTGGACCAGTCTGCGCGGTCTCGACATCGCGCCGAACGGGATCGAGGCGGGGCGACAGATCGCCGGCCATTTTGGGCTCGATGGTCGGATCGGCTTCGGTCGGATCGACCTGACTGATCCGGCCGATCCTGCTTTCAAGGAACTCACGGGCGCGACGATCCTCACCTACTTCTGCATCGAGCAGATTCCCTACGCGGTCGAGGCCGTCGTGGACCAGATCCTGAAGGCCCGTCCTGCGCGTGTGATCCACATCGAGCCCGCGGTCGACATGCTGGACCTCGCAGATCCCCGGGATATTGCCAGCCGTATCTACATTCGGTCGATGGACTATCAGACCCGGTTGTGGACACTGCTCGATGAGCTGGACCACAAGGGCCGGATTCGCGTGACTGCGAGGGAACGTATGAACTTCGCACCCACACTGCACAATGACGGAATGCTCTACGCCTGGGAGCCGCTGGGCGCGTCGGACTGATCCGGAACCTGTCCGGGCGCTGGGGCTCAGCTCGGGTATCGATGGGGAAGAGATGCAGGTCTCGTGGTGGAGCTTGGAGGGCTTGTTTCCGGCGATGCTTTGCATCGTTGCCGCCGGCCTCGTGCTCGCAGCCATGGGCCGGCTCGCGGCGAGCCGGCCGGGGCTTCTGCTTGTCCTGTTCTTTTTCTTCTTCGCATTTGCCTGGCGGCTTCTCTCCGTTCTCTACATTGACGTGTGGGGGCCGGTTTACTCGGAGCAGCTGGACAGGCAGATCGGTCCCGGTCTTGGCACCCTGCCGCTCGCGGCGTCCCAGGGGCTCGTCATCGCGGCATTGTTCCTCTCTTTTCGTTCGGAGCGCCTGCGCGCGCTTTCGGACGGATTCGTCATTCGGCTCTCCGGCTTGCTAAGGAGCGGCAATTGGAATTTGGCTGACCTGGCCTTTCGCGTTGTCGGATTGTTTGTTCTCCTGCTCTGGGCGGAATTGCTCGTCGGGGGACATATTCCGCTGTTCGCAAAGCTCGAGCGGTTCGACTATACGCGCCTGTACGGCGGCCCCTTGCATCAGCGGCTGCTGGAATGGGGGCCGATGCTGGCGTTTCAGCTCGGTGTTCTCATGTCACTGCCCGCGCTCCACCGCAGGCCTCTGGACAAGCGGTTTGGAGCGCTGTTCGCCGCCTTGATATTATATCTGTTTGTGGTCGGGCATCGCTTTTCGTCGTTTTATCTCTACCTCTCGTTCCTGATCATTCCGATCGGCGCCGTGCTGCTCGGCAGGCAGTCTGCCGGCCAGACCTCGTTGCCGAAATTGTTGCGCAGCTTCTTGTTGCCAGCGCTTGGCTTCATCCTTCTGATCGGGCTTGCGCTGGTCTATTCCTACGCCGTCGTCCGGAGCGGCGAGGTGGAGGCCCTTGGGACCAAACTCGTCCAGCGCGTCCTCGTCCAGCAAGGCGAAATGTGGTGGATGACGTATGAGCGCGTCTTCCTGCATAATGCCTGGGATAGCGGTCTCGCCGTCTTCAAGTTGTTCGTCGCTCCGTTTGATCCGAGCCGGAACTCGACCATGCAGTTTCTGATGGAGCTGGGATTGCCGCTCGAGCGCGCCCAGTTCATTCTCCAGCAGGGATCGGCCTACACTGGCGGTTGGCCTGAAGTTCTCTTCGAGCTGGGAGGCCCGGTCGAAGGTTTCTGTCTCGTGGCCATCTCGGCCATGTTGTTTTCTGAATTCATGTTCTTGTTGACGCGCTGCCTTGTCGAGGAGCGTTACGTTACGTGCTTTTTCCTGACCCCGATCTTCTATGCGGTTTCGACCTTCCTTGTGTCAGGAATGGTCAATTCGTTTATACAATTCACGTTCATGGTGAAGCTGGCCGTCGTCGCTTTCGTATACGTCCTCGAAGACAGATGGCGGCGGAGCGTGATCGCGGACACGACCTCGAATTCCGGTGAGCGCGTCGTGTGTGATCAGAAGGAACCCGCTGTATGAGTGAGAGGCAAGCGCAGATATCCATCGCCGTTTATGCCGACGAGCTGTCCACGTTTTTTGGCCGTTCGGTCGGCCGCCGGCTGATCACGATTGCATCGGGTACGCTCGCAGTAATGCTCATCGTGTTCCTCGTGAGCCAAATGATGCCCGCGATCTATACCGCGACGGCCACGGTTCGTCTTGCTCGGGTCGATGGGCAGGATCTATCGACGCCGCAGGCGACGGCCGTTCAGATGAATTCGCCGGCGTTCATCAACCGGGCTATGGCGGCGGCGAGCGCGGCGGATCGCGGCGACGACCGCAACCGACGAACGATCCTGGACAATTTCGACGCGCGCCCGAAAACATCGGATTCGTTGACGCTCGTCGCGGCTGCAGCAAGCGCGGAGCAGGTCCGCAATGCGCTGGAGGCCGCGATACGCCAACTGAACAATGACCAGGAAATGCTGCGAGGCCCGTTGCTGTCGGACATCAACGCCCAGATTGCGGTGACAGATGCAAACATCGCAAGCTTGATGCGAATACGGGAATCGCTAGCGACGGCAGATTCGATTACACCTTCCGCGCCCGGAGACCCGTCGACGCTGGCGTTGCGGCGCGTGTGGCTGTTGGACCTGACCACCAGGAACGAGGAGAGGCTGGCTATCGCCAGCGCAGAGCGGCGCGCGCTGGAAGCTCGGATCGGGCCTACGAAAACCTATCCAGCGTCGTTGAGCGACGACGTGACGGTCGTCCAGGTGTCGCCGCGACCGGTCAGGCATGCCATCTTTGCCGGGGCAATTGCATTGCTGGCGCTGCTGCTGTACGCCATGATCCGCACGCCGGGCCAGGCCCGCGCAGATTAGGGGCGCAGCGCGAACGATGTTGAGACAGGCCGTAATCTTGGTCGGAGGTCTCGGGACACGGCTCGGTGAGCGAACACGGCTTGTTCCAAAACCGTTGCTTGAAGTCGGCGGCAGGCCATTCCTCGACTATCTGCTCGACGAGTTGACGCGCTACCAGACGATCGAGGAGATCGTGCTGCTCGCCGGCCATCGCGCTGAGGTCGTGGTCGAGGCCTACCACGGCAAGCGCTGGCGCGGCGCCTCGGTGACCGTCGTTTGCGAGCCATCTCCGTGCGGCACCGGCGGCGCATTGAAGTACGCTGCCGGAGTGCTTCATGAACGCTTCTTTCTTTTGAACGGCGACTCCTGGTTCGATTTCAACTTGCTTGATCTCGCGCTGCGTGCCGAGAACGCGTCCGCGATTGTTCACATGGCGCTCAAGCGGGACCAGGCGGGAGACCGCTTCGGTCGAGTTGTGCTCGAGAATGGCCGCATCAGAAGTTTTCTTGCCGCCGGCACGGAGCCCAACGGGCCGATCAACACGGGCATCTACTGCGTCGATCGGGCCATTCTCGAATACGTTCAAGACATGCCATGCTCGCTCGAGCAGCAGGTGTTTCCGAGACTGGCCGCGGAAGGACGTCTCACGGCAGATCTCTACGACGGCTTCTTTATCGATATCGGCATTCCCTCGGATTTCGAGCGGGTCCAGCATGCGCTCCCCGAGAGGCTGCGCCGCCCCGCGGTGTTCTTCGACCGGGACGGTGTACTCAACGTCGACAAGGCCTATGTGTACCGGATCGAGGACTTCGAGTGGGTCGATGGTGCGCGCGAGGCGATCAAGCTCTGCAACGATCTCGGTTACTACGCTTTCATCGTCACCAATCAGTCGGGCGTCGCACGCGGCTATTACGGCGTCGACGACGTGCACAAGTTGCACGATTGGATGGCCGGCGAACTCGCGGCAGTCGGTGCTCACATCGACGACTACCAGTATTGTCCGTATCATGAGGACGGCACGGTTGAGGCGTTTCGACGTGTCAGCGACCGGCGCAAGCCTGCGCCAGGTATGATCCTCGATTGCATGAATGCCTGGCCGGTCCGGACGGAGGGAAGCCTCGTCGTCGGCGACAATGGTCGAGACGTCGAAGCGGCGCTCGCTGCGGGGCTGCCCGGGCACTTGTACAGGGAGGGCGATTTGGCAACGTTCCTTCGTCCGCTGCTCACTGCCCCGGCCACGCCTTAGGGCATTGTTCCGCTCGGCTCCGCTCGGGCCAGCCAGCGAAAAATCACGCTTCGGTTGCGCGATTGACGGGTGAAATGCTACGTCAGGTCAGGAAGAATTCGAGCACGGCTGGCGTATATGCGATTGTCCTCAAATCTCAAGCATCACATTTGGCGCGCTGCCATGAGGGCAACGCCATTTCCGATCTTCGCGAAGGCGCGCGATTCCGACTATTGGCAGAAGCACTGGAAAGAGAAGCAGCACACAAACGAGTTCGGTGGGTACGCCGCGTCGACTCCGCTCAAAAAGTGGTTCGCGAGACAAGTCGTCGACCTTCGGCCGAAATCCGTTTTGGAGCTCGGATGCAATGTAGGAGCCAATCTTCGCGAAATTAACGCGCTCGACGCTTCCGCCAATCTGTACGGGATCGAGCTCAACGACCGCGCGATCCAGCACGGCATTGAGAATGTGGTTGGAAAAAACGCGCAGCTGATTCAGGGCTCCATGGCCGACGCCAAGTCTCTCATGCAGCGACGCAATGTCCCCGAAGTCGATGTCGTATTCAGCTCGGCGGCAGCAATGCATTGCGACGACAATATTTTCGCCGCTGCCAAGGATGCCGCGCTATCGCTTGCCACAAAGGCGATCGTGCACCTCGAATTCAACGCATGGAGCCCCGCCGACCTTCATAATTGGCGCGGCTGGCGCAATTCGTTCGTCAGCGACAGGTGGATCCGTGACTATGCTGGCGAATATCGAGGTCACCCCAGGGTCGAGCGTATCGAAACGGTCGGCATTCCGCTTGATATCAACTTTATGGACAATATCGGGCGCGTGATGGTTAGCGATGTGACCGGTCTGGTCATCGTCCATCTGAAGGATGCGGCGTCCTGAGGCTCACGGTGGCGTTCGCGCTGCCGAGACGCGGTTGATCGTACGGAACATGTGTTCGGCCTGTTCCCAGTCATCGAGTGTATCGATGTCCTGCACGTACATGCGCGGCAGCACGATGCCGATGGACCGCTCGGAGAATAGCGGCACCTCGTCGAGAAATGCCGCAGCTGTGCCCCAGTAGAACTGGCCGGCGTCGTGATAGGCCGGTTCCAGGTCCTGCGAGCGCGTCAGGCGATGTTCGGGATGGAAGGGATCGATCCGGCCCGACGCCGACACCCGTACGGCACGCTGGATCG is part of the Bradyrhizobium commune genome and harbors:
- a CDS encoding surface carbohydrate biosynthesis protein; its protein translation is MANKPHVCLVVDNPLRDLEGLVLLARQLSTRGARATLVPMYEQGFDVPALQPDLVLVNYTRPNNADLIKSYKRAGILVGVLDTEGIGGKNADQFATMVKSAGCPELVDLYCVWGQSQYAAFLRQKTVAEDLLHVTGCPRYDFCAPPWRAALPKPSVGSGYVLINTNFPTVNPRFSTGSAHEEESMVKAGFSREFARQFIADGGHAHRNALDMAIKLARHFVDVEFVLRPHPFENINSYDAFAALPNAKVIQSGTSLEWISGARLLVHQNCSTAIEATMLNVEPLSMEWFNTPALRLDAATRVSRGAAAEADMIELVRQGLENRLPPLPSETGRFRREIIDELYTAMDGASSVRVSEAVLATIATPARGEPAAKVLPAPSLRGLAADAVRRTLGHRASALLRRTTSSAENERRRAGKVFDVEAVNAILQRLDGASVDRRRFVARPAVSERMKRMASGASLQLAEAN
- a CDS encoding lipopolysaccharide biosynthesis protein, yielding MIAAIAGVVSSIVLWLAAASLALVFKVAPEQAPAFVSILKITALILPIAFVGLIAEGALKGFEEYGWLRLTEVGGSVLYVASIYLAVWQNAAFEWIAYAYLAAMVAKYLVLALVIHLAVRGTPLRFCRWTSGSRQDVAYRSWLMFNNRIAGTLQQAIIPLLIGALYGPVEVGAFDLLTRLPRFLKTTMSPLYSAILPISTHLDEKTDVRRLQLLGRNGLVLPAAVIIPILVVIGLFSENILKVWVGAEHADQWPWLALALFVPAVSVMLGAGQTALMVRSDFLRINTRFLYLQVLTQYIVTAIAAVWLRERAFILGWVVSYILFAPLIAHRMLSFMSLPNSLFWQQLGRQMMVAAILAAMAASYKMYSEPTTLPALFVVGTIACIAAWALSITLILSRTDRAMVGKFARAMSQR
- a CDS encoding class I SAM-dependent methyltransferase, which gives rise to MRRIAIKNIRRTHDIVDAEYNAGEWGRILSERAWLRASSLEDFLVGHNEAPRLAKVDGGIVRISTSDYYRYRLGALSRLISRHAGEATSLLELGAGFGYNLFSLCLDPRWTSLRGLDIAPNGIEAGRQIAGHFGLDGRIGFGRIDLTDPADPAFKELTGATILTYFCIEQIPYAVEAVVDQILKARPARVIHIEPAVDMLDLADPRDIASRIYIRSMDYQTRLWTLLDELDHKGRIRVTARERMNFAPTLHNDGMLYAWEPLGASD
- a CDS encoding DUF6418 domain-containing protein, with translation MQVSWWSLEGLFPAMLCIVAAGLVLAAMGRLAASRPGLLLVLFFFFFAFAWRLLSVLYIDVWGPVYSEQLDRQIGPGLGTLPLAASQGLVIAALFLSFRSERLRALSDGFVIRLSGLLRSGNWNLADLAFRVVGLFVLLLWAELLVGGHIPLFAKLERFDYTRLYGGPLHQRLLEWGPMLAFQLGVLMSLPALHRRPLDKRFGALFAALILYLFVVGHRFSSFYLYLSFLIIPIGAVLLGRQSAGQTSLPKLLRSFLLPALGFILLIGLALVYSYAVVRSGEVEALGTKLVQRVLVQQGEMWWMTYERVFLHNAWDSGLAVFKLFVAPFDPSRNSTMQFLMELGLPLERAQFILQQGSAYTGGWPEVLFELGGPVEGFCLVAISAMLFSEFMFLLTRCLVEERYVTCFFLTPIFYAVSTFLVSGMVNSFIQFTFMVKLAVVAFVYVLEDRWRRSVIADTTSNSGERVVCDQKEPAV
- a CDS encoding HAD-IIIA family hydrolase — protein: MLRQAVILVGGLGTRLGERTRLVPKPLLEVGGRPFLDYLLDELTRYQTIEEIVLLAGHRAEVVVEAYHGKRWRGASVTVVCEPSPCGTGGALKYAAGVLHERFFLLNGDSWFDFNLLDLALRAENASAIVHMALKRDQAGDRFGRVVLENGRIRSFLAAGTEPNGPINTGIYCVDRAILEYVQDMPCSLEQQVFPRLAAEGRLTADLYDGFFIDIGIPSDFERVQHALPERLRRPAVFFDRDGVLNVDKAYVYRIEDFEWVDGAREAIKLCNDLGYYAFIVTNQSGVARGYYGVDDVHKLHDWMAGELAAVGAHIDDYQYCPYHEDGTVEAFRRVSDRRKPAPGMILDCMNAWPVRTEGSLVVGDNGRDVEAALAAGLPGHLYREGDLATFLRPLLTAPATP
- a CDS encoding class I SAM-dependent methyltransferase; the encoded protein is MRATPFPIFAKARDSDYWQKHWKEKQHTNEFGGYAASTPLKKWFARQVVDLRPKSVLELGCNVGANLREINALDASANLYGIELNDRAIQHGIENVVGKNAQLIQGSMADAKSLMQRRNVPEVDVVFSSAAAMHCDDNIFAAAKDAALSLATKAIVHLEFNAWSPADLHNWRGWRNSFVSDRWIRDYAGEYRGHPRVERIETVGIPLDINFMDNIGRVMVSDVTGLVIVHLKDAAS